From a region of the uncultured Draconibacterium sp. genome:
- a CDS encoding DEAD/DEAH box helicase: MNNNRYKNNTKRRTGSNRSPRKNAVSTVNPDLLVKQAVSVDVATFVPEQTFEEMPLSETLKSSIRLKGYIEPTEIQQKSINELIAGRNMIGIAATGTGKTGAFLIPVIEKMLADNTTTCLVVVPTRELAQQVEDEFKSLTRGHKLFSACFIGGTSVNTDMGKARRKQNLIVGTPGRLNDLASRGVLRLGNTPILVLDEFDRMLDMGFINDIKKIIALMKNRKQTMLFSATYEKAQQKLIRDFVQNPVRINVNNLNNAADTVEQDIIRVGNNENKLQVLYNLLSGEGFEKVILFAETKRNVDKISTQLRKLGIDSDVIHGNKSQNYRTKAIRLFKSGKTRVLVATDVAARGIDVDGVTHVINYQLPQTMDSYIHRIGRTGRAGKKGMAYTFVN; the protein is encoded by the coding sequence ATGAATAACAACAGATATAAAAACAATACAAAAAGACGCACTGGAAGCAATCGCTCTCCACGAAAAAATGCAGTTTCTACTGTAAATCCTGATTTACTGGTAAAACAGGCTGTAAGCGTTGATGTGGCTACTTTTGTGCCCGAACAAACCTTTGAGGAAATGCCGCTTAGCGAAACGTTAAAGAGCAGTATCCGCTTGAAAGGCTATATCGAGCCAACCGAAATTCAACAAAAATCGATTAACGAATTGATTGCGGGACGTAACATGATTGGCATTGCGGCTACAGGAACAGGTAAAACCGGGGCTTTTTTAATTCCGGTAATTGAAAAAATGTTGGCCGATAACACAACTACGTGTTTGGTGGTTGTGCCAACCCGGGAGCTTGCCCAGCAGGTTGAAGATGAATTTAAATCACTAACCAGGGGGCACAAACTGTTTTCGGCCTGTTTTATTGGCGGAACCAGTGTTAACACCGATATGGGCAAAGCGCGGAGAAAACAAAACCTGATTGTAGGTACTCCGGGCCGCTTAAATGATTTAGCCTCGAGAGGGGTGCTACGCCTTGGAAACACACCTATATTGGTGCTCGACGAATTCGATCGCATGCTTGATATGGGATTCATTAACGACATTAAGAAAATTATTGCGCTGATGAAGAACCGTAAACAAACTATGTTGTTCTCGGCCACCTACGAAAAAGCACAGCAAAAGCTTATTCGCGATTTCGTTCAGAACCCTGTTCGTATAAATGTAAACAACCTGAATAATGCCGCCGATACGGTTGAGCAGGATATTATCCGGGTTGGGAACAACGAAAATAAACTCCAGGTGCTTTATAACTTATTAAGTGGCGAAGGTTTTGAAAAGGTAATTCTGTTTGCCGAAACAAAACGTAATGTCGACAAAATAAGCACCCAGCTTCGCAAACTGGGTATCGATTCGGATGTAATACACGGGAATAAATCGCAAAACTACCGCACAAAAGCTATTCGACTGTTTAAGTCGGGAAAAACACGTGTGTTGGTAGCTACCGATGTGGCAGCCCGTGGTATCGATGTGGATGGCGTAACACATGTTATCAACTATCAGCTTCCGCAAACAATGGATAGTTATATCCATCGTATAGGAAGAACCGGCCGCGCCGGGAAAAAAGGAATGGCTTACACGTTTGTTAATTAG
- a CDS encoding YaiO family outer membrane beta-barrel protein, which translates to MRQIRLYFQIVSVLVIFLVTGTSGILQAQTFDEARNYAFNGEREKARSICRQILSESFNSDVALLMGRTYAWDGMYDSARVVLQEVLIQRPENMEAYDALSDVEFWADDNAKAIEYCNAALKLEPGESKFTMKKARILYSDEQYAEAVEVLEKYLHENPGEPDFLLKLKDYRLDLMKNKIRLVYTYDHFDSDFNRDPWQFLALSYGRKTKLGSVITRLNYANRFNSNGLQLEIDAYPKIGENNYAYVNYGYSSYSLFPGNRFGFELYHNFPKAWEGSIGMRYLDFNSSGVDIYTATLGKYVGNYWVSLRSYVTPDSDGTSVSGALSVRRYFADSENYLGLKLSYGVSPDDNRKPIDTEKNLTLKTRSVRVEYNRLIKKLWIVSAGFNMGNEQLEPGNYSGYYSFDIGFSRLF; encoded by the coding sequence GTGAGACAGATTCGATTGTATTTCCAAATAGTAAGTGTACTTGTTATTTTTCTGGTTACAGGAACATCAGGTATTCTACAGGCTCAAACCTTTGATGAGGCCCGAAACTATGCCTTTAACGGTGAACGGGAAAAAGCCCGCAGTATTTGCCGTCAGATTCTTTCCGAAAGTTTTAATTCGGATGTGGCTTTGTTGATGGGCCGCACCTATGCCTGGGATGGAATGTACGATTCGGCAAGGGTGGTATTACAGGAAGTTTTAATACAGCGCCCTGAAAACATGGAAGCCTATGACGCGCTTTCTGATGTTGAGTTTTGGGCTGATGACAATGCGAAAGCCATTGAATATTGTAACGCAGCCTTAAAGCTGGAGCCGGGGGAGTCAAAGTTTACAATGAAAAAAGCCCGTATACTTTACAGCGATGAGCAATACGCGGAAGCAGTTGAAGTGTTGGAAAAGTACCTGCATGAAAACCCGGGCGAACCAGACTTTCTGCTCAAATTAAAAGATTACAGGCTTGACTTGATGAAAAACAAAATCAGGCTGGTTTACACCTACGATCATTTTGACAGCGATTTTAACCGCGATCCCTGGCAGTTTCTGGCCCTGTCGTATGGGCGAAAAACCAAACTGGGATCGGTAATTACACGATTAAATTATGCAAACCGTTTCAATTCAAACGGGCTGCAATTAGAAATAGATGCCTACCCAAAAATTGGAGAAAACAACTACGCCTATGTGAATTACGGATACTCGTCGTATTCGCTTTTCCCGGGAAACCGTTTTGGTTTTGAGCTGTACCACAATTTTCCAAAAGCATGGGAAGGTTCAATAGGAATGCGCTACCTCGATTTTAACTCTTCGGGGGTTGACATTTATACCGCTACATTGGGAAAATATGTAGGAAATTACTGGGTTTCGTTGCGATCGTATGTTACCCCCGATTCAGATGGGACTTCGGTTTCCGGCGCGTTATCGGTACGGCGCTATTTCGCCGATTCCGAAAATTATTTGGGGCTTAAACTAAGTTATGGTGTTTCGCCCGACGACAACAGGAAACCAATCGATACTGAAAAGAACCTGACCTTAAAAACCAGGTCGGTAAGAGTGGAATACAACCGGCTAATAAAAAAATTATGGATTGTAAGCGCCGGATTTAACATGGGTAACGAACAATTAGAACCCGGGAATTATTCGGGATACTATTCGTTTGATATAGGATTTTCGAGGTTGTTTTAA
- a CDS encoding glycosyltransferase: MGIVRIIIESLFLIYTIGIFSFYFWLAIVSARELIRNVREAKTTNFDALLSSPFAPKISLLAPAFNESLTIVDNIKALLGLYYQNFEIIVINDGSKDDSLEKTIAAFDLEKVPFAIDYQIQCQEILGVYKSRAKAYSNLTVVDKRNGGKADALNAGINIAKGDYFISIDVDSIIDPHALKKLIKPFLEASDKKVIAAGGVIQIANSCIIENGQLVEVNVPSKLIPRFQVIEYSRSFLMGRLAWSRLDGLLLISGALGLFDKEVVINCGGYYTKTVGEDMELVVRMRKYMANQGIKYKVVYISDPLCWTEAPSTLKVLGSQRNRWTRGTIDTIMLHREIFMNPKFGFMGMVSHPYWVFFEWLAPIVEFLGIFYFITIALLGLADWSFFYVMFGFIYFFAIMISTYAILFDHLSYNRYKKKRMIIKLLMTTWLEPFIYHPLIVYWGLRGNYDYFIKKKKSWGKMTRAGFDISKQKK; the protein is encoded by the coding sequence ATGGGAATTGTAAGGATAATAATCGAATCGTTATTTCTGATTTATACAATTGGTATTTTCAGTTTTTATTTTTGGCTTGCCATTGTTTCGGCCAGAGAATTGATACGAAATGTTCGCGAAGCTAAAACCACCAACTTCGATGCGCTTCTGTCTTCTCCATTTGCTCCCAAAATTTCGCTTTTAGCACCGGCATTCAACGAATCGCTTACCATTGTCGACAACATAAAAGCACTGCTTGGGCTGTATTATCAGAATTTCGAGATAATTGTTATTAACGATGGCAGCAAAGACGATTCGCTGGAGAAAACAATTGCTGCATTCGATCTCGAGAAAGTACCTTTTGCGATTGATTACCAGATACAGTGCCAGGAGATTCTTGGGGTGTATAAATCGCGGGCAAAGGCTTACTCGAACCTTACTGTAGTTGATAAACGCAATGGAGGAAAAGCCGATGCTCTAAATGCAGGAATTAACATTGCCAAAGGCGATTATTTTATATCAATTGATGTGGATTCGATTATCGATCCGCACGCCCTGAAAAAGCTGATAAAACCCTTCCTTGAAGCAAGCGACAAAAAGGTTATTGCCGCCGGTGGTGTAATTCAAATTGCCAATTCGTGTATAATCGAAAACGGGCAGTTGGTGGAAGTAAATGTTCCCAGCAAACTTATTCCCCGTTTCCAGGTCATCGAATACAGCCGTTCGTTTCTGATGGGAAGGCTGGCCTGGAGCCGCCTCGATGGTTTATTGCTAATATCGGGGGCACTGGGTCTTTTTGACAAGGAAGTGGTTATAAACTGCGGCGGCTACTACACCAAAACAGTTGGCGAAGATATGGAGTTGGTAGTACGCATGCGCAAGTACATGGCCAACCAGGGGATAAAATACAAGGTGGTTTATATTTCTGATCCCTTGTGCTGGACCGAAGCACCTTCAACCCTTAAAGTACTCGGATCACAGCGAAACCGATGGACACGCGGCACAATTGATACCATAATGCTTCACCGCGAAATTTTTATGAATCCAAAGTTTGGTTTTATGGGTATGGTTTCGCACCCCTACTGGGTGTTTTTCGAATGGCTGGCCCCGATTGTTGAATTTTTAGGCATATTTTATTTTATTACTATAGCCTTGCTTGGGCTGGCCGACTGGTCGTTTTTTTACGTGATGTTTGGTTTTATATACTTTTTTGCAATTATGATTTCGACCTATGCCATCCTTTTCGACCATCTTTCTTACAACCGCTACAAGAAAAAACGAATGATAATAAAGTTGCTAATGACAACCTGGCTCGAGCCGTTTATCTACCATCCTTTAATTGTGTATTGGGGGCTCCGGGGAAATTACGATTACTTTATAAAAAAGAAAAAATCGTGGGGGAAAATGACACGTGCCGGCTTTGACATTTCGAAACAAAAAAAATAA
- a CDS encoding sulfatase-like hydrolase/transferase: MGKITNILGLLVRTLRRFISLSFILAGIILFVRLYEMIITSNYYNYPPGSFSSLLIGIKYDIILYLRVSAVLMVPFLLLGLFSQKAARVFFISASVFLVLGDMLLLKYFSTAGVPLGSDLFAYSIEEINQTVQSSGEMNVWPFVFMALFLVYMVRVFIKHVYFKLKPWMLLIISAAMFASFAPIDFLKPQPSDFENEFSLFAATNKLNFFSESVLTRYVFNEQQSQQTYTFKTQVTTADGSFTYLDEDYPFLHKETTPDVLGKYFEPLETKPNIVFIIVESLGRAYSGEDAYLGSFTPFLDSLMDKSLYWENNLSTSGRTFEVLPSTLASVPFGDRGFTELGEDMPDHLSLISILKTQANYTSSFTYGGEAHFDNMDIFLKRQGLDKIIDNTNFGTGYKKMPPSSTSGFSWGFGDKEIFRRYIDEIKADTASPRMDIILTLAIHSPFVVANQEYYISKFNERLEELELSEKTKNFNRNYQQQFSTVLYFDDALRYFFSEFRKLPSFNNTIFVITGDHRMPEVPISTQLDRFHVPLVIYSPMIKKPAKFSSLVTHFDITPSLLAMLDADSIISRPKAAAWIGHGLDDEEDFRVANDYPLMRNKNEILDFIDGERMLANKVIYQVYENMNIETVDEPDREKELEAKLNNFLLKNNHAIKNNKLIPDSLKVYTYKGQ, from the coding sequence ATGGGGAAAATTACCAATATATTAGGCTTGCTTGTACGCACATTAAGGCGTTTTATCAGCCTGAGTTTTATTCTGGCCGGTATTATTTTGTTTGTGCGTTTATACGAGATGATTATCACCTCTAACTACTACAATTATCCACCGGGTAGTTTTAGCTCGTTGCTTATCGGAATAAAATACGACATCATTCTATACCTTAGGGTTTCTGCAGTGTTAATGGTTCCATTTTTACTACTGGGTTTGTTCAGCCAAAAAGCAGCGCGTGTATTTTTTATTTCCGCTTCGGTATTTCTGGTGTTGGGCGATATGCTGCTGCTCAAATACTTCTCAACCGCCGGTGTTCCGCTTGGCTCCGATTTGTTTGCCTATTCCATCGAAGAAATCAACCAAACCGTGCAAAGCTCCGGCGAAATGAATGTGTGGCCGTTCGTTTTTATGGCGCTCTTTTTAGTGTACATGGTGAGGGTTTTTATAAAACACGTGTACTTTAAGCTAAAACCGTGGATGCTTTTAATTATCTCGGCTGCGATGTTTGCCTCATTTGCCCCAATCGATTTTCTAAAACCACAACCTTCCGATTTTGAAAACGAATTTTCGCTGTTTGCAGCTACCAATAAACTCAACTTTTTTAGCGAAAGTGTATTAACGCGTTATGTCTTTAACGAGCAGCAGAGCCAGCAAACTTACACCTTTAAAACACAAGTAACCACTGCCGATGGTTCTTTTACTTACCTCGATGAAGATTACCCTTTCCTCCACAAGGAAACAACACCTGATGTTTTGGGTAAATACTTTGAACCACTGGAAACCAAGCCGAACATTGTTTTTATTATTGTTGAAAGTCTTGGCCGGGCCTACAGTGGAGAAGATGCCTACCTGGGCAGTTTTACGCCCTTTCTGGATTCGCTGATGGACAAAAGTTTGTACTGGGAAAACAATTTAAGCACTTCGGGCCGAACTTTCGAGGTGCTTCCGTCAACCCTGGCATCGGTTCCGTTTGGCGACCGCGGTTTTACAGAACTTGGCGAAGATATGCCCGATCATTTAAGCTTGATTAGTATTTTAAAAACTCAGGCCAACTACACCAGTTCGTTTACCTACGGCGGTGAAGCACATTTCGATAATATGGATATTTTTCTGAAACGGCAGGGGCTCGATAAGATTATCGACAATACCAATTTTGGCACAGGCTATAAAAAAATGCCGCCCTCTTCTACCAGCGGTTTCTCGTGGGGATTTGGCGATAAAGAAATTTTCAGACGTTATATCGATGAAATTAAAGCTGATACAGCAAGTCCGCGAATGGACATTATCCTTACGCTGGCAATACACAGCCCTTTTGTGGTTGCCAACCAGGAATATTACATTTCTAAATTTAACGAGCGATTGGAAGAATTAGAACTTTCAGAGAAAACAAAAAACTTTAATCGGAATTATCAGCAACAGTTTTCAACGGTGCTTTATTTTGATGATGCGCTCAGGTATTTCTTTAGCGAATTCAGGAAACTACCTTCGTTTAACAACACCATTTTTGTTATTACTGGCGACCACCGTATGCCGGAAGTTCCGATAAGTACGCAGCTCGACAGATTTCATGTGCCGCTGGTAATTTATTCGCCAATGATAAAAAAGCCAGCTAAATTCTCATCCCTTGTTACCCATTTTGATATTACGCCTTCGTTGCTTGCCATGCTGGATGCCGATAGCATCATTTCGCGTCCGAAAGCAGCAGCCTGGATCGGACATGGGCTTGACGATGAAGAAGATTTCAGGGTAGCGAATGATTATCCTCTGATGCGAAACAAAAACGAAATCCTCGATTTTATCGATGGAGAACGGATGTTGGCCAACAAAGTAATTTACCAGGTTTACGAGAACATGAACATTGAAACCGTTGATGAACCTGACCGGGAAAAAGAGCTTGAAGCTAAACTCAACAATTTCCTGTTAAAGAATAATCATGCGATTAAGAATAATAAACTTATTCCAGACTCGCTGAAAGTGTATACTTACAAAGGACAGTAA
- a CDS encoding response regulator, whose protein sequence is MKRILVAEDNRLILETVAHSLSREGYEIIKAEDGKDCLSKLESNEVDLLITDLYMPNVNGLEVISKLHEFYKKLIPVMVLSAVGAEESVMKAFDLGADDYMVKPFSLIELNMRVKRLLSARK, encoded by the coding sequence ATGAAACGAATTTTAGTGGCAGAAGACAACAGATTAATTCTGGAGACCGTTGCGCATAGTTTATCCAGAGAAGGCTATGAAATTATTAAAGCCGAAGATGGAAAAGACTGCTTATCAAAGCTCGAAAGCAATGAGGTGGATTTGCTGATCACCGATCTGTATATGCCAAATGTAAATGGTCTTGAAGTAATTTCGAAATTACACGAATTTTATAAAAAGTTAATTCCGGTAATGGTTTTATCGGCGGTAGGAGCTGAAGAAAGTGTGATGAAAGCTTTTGATCTTGGTGCCGATGATTACATGGTAAAACCTTTTAGCCTGATTGAACTAAATATGAGGGTAAAAAGACTATTATCTGCCAGGAAATAG
- a CDS encoding DUF5916 domain-containing protein — MLKSVRILILILFILSRGLFVCSQEKGVNRDKYRIHIKQTNEEIKIDGVLNEQTWQNAEVARNFTRVTPVDTGYAAAQTTVVISYDKSNFYLGAVCYDPTPGKRPVESLRRDFEFGKNDNFRLHLDAYNNMTNGYAFSLSPAGAQADGVINNGSQSSFTWDTKWKSAVKSYDDRWVVEMAIPFRSLRYVGGEKEWGVNFGRLDLKTNEKSAWAPVPRQFPHNSLPYAGTLVWDKPLDKAGLRLSVIPYGTSAVIKNNETGEPAKWKWNAGFDTKMILSTSMNLDLTVNPDYSQVEEDRQQTNLDRFELFYPERRQFFLENSDIFANLGNSQAMPFFSRRIGLNVPVHVGGRLTGRLGNKWRIGMIEMQTGAKDENLSGNYAVAVLQREIFSRSSIVAFIVNKEITQTYNDNVFTGNRYNRVAGLEYNFATADNRWQGKAFYHQSFYPGAGSDATAISGNMSYFSRYLKAAINQSWIGSDYIAEVGYIRRTGIYEIAPSVSYLFYPSGLERIISHGPGASFNAIFDPEFNLTDRETQILYTVGWQNKSQLSVSAEEQFVQLRGDYDPTNTGGEKLLAGERFYWKTARMGFVSDARKLFNYILNTSVGSYYNGNRWNINGMANYRVQPYGSIGISMNYNNITLPEPYNSAELLLIGPTLDITFTDKIFLTTFVQYNNQIDNLNTNIRLQWHYAPASDLFIVYTGNSYTENFVNKDRGLVIKLSYWFN, encoded by the coding sequence ATGCTCAAATCTGTACGAATACTAATCTTAATCCTGTTCATACTTAGTAGAGGATTATTTGTCTGTTCTCAGGAGAAGGGGGTGAACCGCGATAAGTACCGCATTCATATAAAACAGACAAACGAGGAGATAAAGATTGACGGAGTGTTAAATGAGCAAACGTGGCAAAATGCAGAAGTTGCCAGGAATTTTACACGTGTTACCCCGGTAGATACGGGTTATGCAGCTGCGCAAACTACTGTTGTGATTAGTTACGATAAATCAAATTTCTATCTGGGGGCTGTATGCTATGATCCTACACCCGGGAAAAGACCTGTGGAATCCCTGCGCAGGGATTTTGAATTTGGCAAAAATGATAACTTCAGATTACACCTTGATGCCTATAATAACATGACAAACGGGTATGCCTTTAGTCTCTCTCCTGCAGGAGCCCAGGCTGACGGAGTTATAAACAACGGAAGTCAGTCAAGCTTTACCTGGGATACCAAATGGAAATCTGCCGTGAAGAGCTATGACGATCGCTGGGTAGTTGAGATGGCTATTCCTTTCCGCAGCCTTCGTTATGTTGGAGGAGAAAAAGAATGGGGTGTCAATTTTGGCCGGCTTGATCTAAAAACAAACGAGAAATCAGCCTGGGCTCCTGTCCCGCGGCAGTTCCCTCATAACTCCCTTCCTTACGCCGGAACGCTTGTATGGGATAAGCCCCTTGATAAAGCAGGATTACGGTTATCTGTCATTCCGTATGGAACATCGGCGGTTATAAAAAACAATGAAACTGGTGAACCTGCAAAATGGAAATGGAATGCTGGCTTTGATACCAAAATGATATTGTCAACATCCATGAACCTGGACCTGACAGTTAATCCCGATTATTCACAGGTTGAAGAAGACAGGCAGCAGACCAACCTGGATCGCTTTGAATTGTTTTATCCTGAAAGAAGACAGTTTTTTCTTGAAAACAGTGACATTTTTGCCAATCTGGGGAACAGCCAGGCAATGCCTTTCTTTTCGAGGCGTATTGGGCTTAATGTCCCTGTACATGTAGGTGGAAGACTGACCGGAAGATTGGGCAATAAATGGAGGATCGGGATGATAGAAATGCAGACGGGAGCAAAAGATGAAAATCTTTCCGGCAATTACGCGGTTGCAGTTTTGCAACGTGAGATCTTCAGCCGCTCAAGCATTGTGGCATTTATTGTGAATAAAGAGATCACCCAAACATACAATGATAATGTATTCACAGGAAACCGTTACAACCGGGTGGCAGGACTTGAATATAACTTCGCAACCGCAGATAACCGGTGGCAGGGCAAGGCCTTTTATCATCAGTCATTTTATCCCGGAGCGGGCAGTGATGCTACAGCTATTTCCGGAAATATGAGTTATTTCTCCCGGTACCTGAAAGCCGCCATCAACCAGTCCTGGATAGGATCGGATTATATTGCTGAAGTAGGTTATATAAGAAGAACCGGTATTTATGAAATCGCTCCGTCAGTCAGCTATCTGTTTTATCCATCAGGTTTGGAAAGGATCATTAGTCATGGCCCAGGTGCCAGCTTTAATGCGATTTTCGATCCGGAATTTAACCTTACAGACAGGGAAACACAAATTTTATATACCGTTGGTTGGCAGAATAAAAGCCAACTGTCCGTTAGCGCGGAGGAACAATTCGTGCAACTTCGCGGTGATTATGATCCGACCAACACCGGGGGAGAGAAACTTCTTGCAGGCGAGCGATTTTACTGGAAAACTGCCCGGATGGGATTTGTTTCAGATGCCCGCAAGTTATTCAACTACATCCTGAATACAAGTGTCGGAAGTTACTATAACGGAAACCGCTGGAACATTAACGGAATGGCGAACTACAGGGTACAACCATATGGCAGCATTGGAATATCGATGAATTATAACAATATCACATTACCTGAACCATACAACAGCGCAGAGTTACTACTTATTGGCCCCACACTGGATATAACCTTCACAGATAAAATATTTCTCACTACATTCGTCCAATACAACAACCAGATCGATAACCTGAATACGAATATCCGCTTACAATGGCACTATGCACCTGCGTCAGATTTATTTATTGTATATACCGGGAATTCCTATACGGAAAATTTTGTGAATAAGGATCGCGGATTGGTCATTAAGCTATCATACTGGTTTAACTAA
- a CDS encoding nuclear transport factor 2 family protein: MKKFIQAMAMLAGIAIILFTQACSDDDSKDNMMQLQQERLEVGRALLEMQAADVAELIPYYTDDVEYHDPIVDINGIQDMTAFLNQLILGASPNLVTIVEDEILMNDTYSATWVMSGSFNGVPYQAKGISIFNFMTNSSQVYYQRDYYTEGDIMATTPGLDEAIMGFRTYYKCAVDPTFDCPLPPPEPVGMVKSQLSSQDEINSEQVVVGRQLVELNAENWMNVLPFLESNYEYHDPIVDIYGPDTMAMFLGRLFAGSSDLYTVIEEEAIADDIYMATWTMSGEFNGAAFSAPGMSIVKFVEGTTQTYFSRDYYTEGDVMLGVPGLDQAVTGFRDYYRSVVDPNYVSP; the protein is encoded by the coding sequence ATGAAAAAATTTATCCAAGCAATGGCAATGCTAGCCGGTATTGCAATTATTCTGTTTACCCAGGCCTGTTCCGACGACGATTCAAAAGACAATATGATGCAGCTTCAACAGGAACGACTGGAAGTTGGGCGGGCTTTGCTCGAAATGCAGGCAGCTGACGTAGCTGAATTAATTCCTTACTACACTGATGATGTAGAGTACCACGATCCTATCGTAGACATTAACGGAATTCAGGATATGACTGCATTTCTGAATCAGCTTATTCTTGGTGCTTCGCCAAATCTCGTTACAATTGTCGAGGACGAAATCCTGATGAATGATACCTATTCTGCAACATGGGTTATGTCTGGCTCTTTTAATGGTGTTCCTTACCAGGCCAAAGGCATCTCTATTTTTAATTTCATGACCAATTCATCGCAGGTTTATTATCAGCGGGATTATTATACCGAGGGTGATATAATGGCTACCACCCCCGGTTTAGATGAGGCGATAATGGGATTCAGAACGTATTACAAGTGTGCTGTTGATCCAACTTTCGATTGTCCGCTTCCACCTCCTGAGCCTGTAGGCATGGTAAAAAGCCAGTTGAGTTCGCAGGATGAAATAAATAGTGAGCAAGTTGTTGTAGGGCGTCAATTGGTAGAACTTAATGCCGAAAACTGGATGAATGTGCTTCCTTTCCTGGAGAGCAACTATGAGTATCACGATCCCATAGTAGATATATACGGCCCCGACACAATGGCTATGTTCCTGGGGCGTTTGTTTGCCGGATCGTCAGACTTGTACACCGTGATAGAGGAGGAGGCCATTGCTGACGATATTTATATGGCAACCTGGACCATGTCTGGCGAATTTAACGGCGCTGCTTTTAGTGCTCCGGGGATGTCGATTGTAAAGTTTGTTGAGGGAACAACACAAACCTATTTCTCCCGTGATTATTACACCGAAGGAGATGTAATGCTTGGCGTACCCGGACTTGACCAGGCTGTAACAGGTTTTCGCGACTATTATCGTAGTGTGGTAGATCCAAATTATGTTAGTCCATAG
- a CDS encoding cold shock domain-containing protein — MIEGTVKFFNNDKGYGFITANETGEDIFVHHTGLIDEINENDKVKYNKEMGKKGENAVNVELV, encoded by the coding sequence ATGATTGAAGGAACAGTAAAGTTTTTTAACAACGACAAAGGTTATGGTTTTATCACAGCAAACGAAACAGGTGAAGATATTTTTGTTCACCATACCGGTTTGATTGATGAAATCAACGAGAACGACAAGGTAAAGTATAACAAAGAAATGGGCAAAAAAGGCGAAAACGCCGTGAATGTTGAGCTTGTTTAA
- a CDS encoding tetratricopeptide repeat protein: protein MKLKLTLILIFCVTISFAQKGVIDEANKLIELKKYESAYKLLDDADPNNEKPEIAIAKTELLINYYVTTEKHQIFALKDLNPNEELSAIRGGEGNFSRFKFSPNTVLPDLIEKYPDNYELQKELGNFYHEIHLKYDDNWLLPDSVLVNKFQSYYLNAYKHDVFDAWSAYGIGYAYLINLDYQSSIPYFKKSIELNNKDPYSNYNLAYAYLYTDQTEKGIESAKKALDLYDDPGNMANVARMIAVMYLELEDSVNALEYYKRSDLIQPDNYSTVEALLELEMDLNMESYKERTKQLFLLAPEAPTVYQDLMRFYWTVNKPDELIEFLSEQTSNYSADYKVSGNLKFYTALIQHDKKDFKNAKLNFQLAKEAYEKVFDADHQVFKVIESYNNKLANFGS, encoded by the coding sequence ATGAAACTAAAACTTACTCTAATTCTGATTTTTTGCGTCACCATTTCCTTTGCCCAAAAAGGAGTGATAGATGAAGCGAATAAGCTTATTGAATTAAAAAAATACGAATCGGCATATAAGCTGCTGGATGATGCTGATCCGAATAATGAAAAACCGGAAATTGCAATTGCAAAAACCGAACTGCTAATAAACTATTATGTTACCACTGAAAAGCACCAGATTTTTGCATTAAAAGACTTAAACCCTAACGAAGAACTATCAGCTATTCGTGGAGGTGAAGGTAATTTTTCCAGGTTTAAATTTTCGCCAAATACTGTATTACCTGACCTGATTGAGAAATACCCGGACAACTATGAGTTGCAAAAAGAATTAGGAAACTTCTATCATGAGATTCATTTAAAATACGACGATAACTGGTTATTGCCGGATTCGGTTTTGGTGAATAAATTCCAAAGCTATTACCTGAATGCCTATAAACATGATGTGTTTGATGCCTGGTCGGCTTATGGTATTGGCTATGCCTATCTTATCAACCTGGATTATCAATCATCTATTCCATACTTTAAAAAATCGATCGAACTAAACAATAAAGACCCGTATAGCAATTATAATCTTGCTTATGCCTATTTATACACCGATCAAACAGAAAAAGGAATTGAAAGTGCCAAAAAAGCGTTGGACCTGTATGACGATCCCGGAAATATGGCCAATGTGGCCAGAATGATTGCCGTGATGTACCTGGAGCTGGAGGATTCGGTAAATGCCCTGGAGTATTACAAAAGATCTGATCTCATTCAACCCGACAATTATTCTACTGTAGAAGCACTACTGGAGTTGGAAATGGATCTGAATATGGAATCATACAAGGAGCGGACAAAGCAGCTTTTCTTACTGGCGCCGGAAGCTCCAACGGTTTATCAAGATCTGATGAGATTTTACTGGACCGTTAATAAACCTGACGAGTTGATCGAATTCCTATCGGAGCAAACAAGTAACTATTCTGCCGATTACAAAGTAAGTGGAAATTTAAAATTTTATACCGCTTTGATTCAACATGACAAAAAAGATTTTAAGAATGCCAAATTGAATTTCCAGTTAGCAAAAGAAGCCTATGAAAAAGTATTTGATGCTGATCATCAGGTGTTCAAAGTAATTGAATCCTACAACAATAAGTTGGCAAACTTCGGTTCCTGA